Proteins encoded together in one Undibacterium sp. CCC3.4 window:
- a CDS encoding S49 family peptidase — protein MEPINASATATDSAQPWERQVLEKLALATVREQRLKRRWGIFFKLLSLLIVLFFVYRYTDLIDSSSEHPGHHTALVEIDGEIDGAGSGSAHEVIPALNRAFAEPGAMAVILRINSPGGSPVQAGMINDEIGRLRQSYPKKKLYVVVDEICASGGYYIAAAADEIYVNKASIVGSIGVLMDGFGFNGLMSKLGVERRLMTAGENKGLMDPYSPVSDKQKAYSQAMLNEIHQQFIAVVRKGRGTRLKETSDTFSGLFWVGSKAVEMGLADGYGTIDSVARDVVKAEDVIDYTQKEALPERVLRKFGASVGSAAISALVKANRPSIH, from the coding sequence ATGGAACCAATTAATGCGTCCGCCACGGCGACCGACTCCGCGCAGCCGTGGGAGCGCCAGGTGCTGGAAAAGCTCGCCTTGGCTACCGTGCGCGAGCAGAGACTCAAGCGCCGCTGGGGTATTTTTTTCAAATTGCTCAGTCTGTTGATTGTGCTGTTCTTTGTGTATCGCTATACCGATCTGATCGACAGCAGCAGTGAACATCCAGGTCACCATACGGCCTTGGTGGAAATCGATGGCGAAATCGATGGTGCCGGCAGTGGCAGTGCGCATGAAGTCATTCCGGCACTCAATCGTGCCTTTGCTGAGCCGGGTGCGATGGCGGTGATCTTGCGCATCAACAGTCCGGGCGGCAGTCCGGTGCAGGCCGGTATGATCAACGATGAAATAGGGCGTTTGCGTCAAAGTTACCCAAAGAAAAAACTGTATGTCGTGGTCGATGAAATCTGCGCCTCGGGTGGCTACTATATTGCCGCTGCGGCGGATGAGATTTATGTCAACAAAGCCAGTATCGTCGGCTCCATCGGGGTCTTGATGGATGGTTTCGGCTTCAATGGCTTGATGAGCAAGCTCGGGGTCGAACGGCGCCTGATGACGGCCGGTGAAAACAAGGGCTTGATGGATCCCTACTCGCCGGTCAGCGACAAACAAAAAGCCTATTCGCAAGCGATGCTCAATGAAATCCATCAGCAGTTCATCGCAGTGGTACGCAAAGGCCGCGGCACGCGCTTGAAAGAAACTTCGGACACGTTTTCCGGCTTGTTTTGGGTCGGCAGCAAGGCCGTCGAAATGGGTTTGGCCGATGGTTACGGCACCATCGATTCAGTGGCGCGCGATGTGGTCAAGGCTGAAGATGTCATCGACTACACGCAGAAAGAAGCCTTGCCGGAACGTGTATTGAGAAAATTCGGTGCCTCGGTTGGTAGTGCTGCTATCTCTGCCTTGGTGAAGGCAAACCGACCCAGCATACATTGA
- a CDS encoding Rieske (2Fe-2S) protein codes for MISIDICAADDVQEGGKGIRFPLTAGSDDATGFVVRYGGQVHAYLNRCAHVPIELDWNPGEFFEGSGLYIMCSTHGAIYEPASGHCSGGPCRGSRLRKIAVTETDSRIVWHPDDYLQAVIA; via the coding sequence ATGATTTCCATCGATATCTGTGCTGCTGACGACGTACAAGAAGGCGGCAAGGGCATACGCTTTCCGCTCACGGCCGGCAGCGATGACGCCACCGGTTTTGTGGTGCGCTACGGTGGCCAAGTACATGCTTACCTTAATCGCTGCGCCCATGTGCCGATCGAATTGGATTGGAATCCTGGTGAATTTTTCGAAGGCAGCGGCTTGTACATCATGTGTTCCACCCACGGTGCTATCTACGAACCGGCCAGCGGCCATTGTTCCGGCGGCCCTTGCCGCGGCAGTCGCTTGCGCAAAATTGCCGTCACTGAAACAGACAGCCGCATCGTCTGGCATCCCGATGATTATCTTCAAGCTGTTATTGCTTAA
- a CDS encoding HAD-IIIA family hydrolase translates to MPKKQFDFIVFDWDGTLMDSTATIVKCIQAAARDLGLPVPGDSAAAYVIGLSLLPAMQAALPDIDPKYYPRMVERYRYHYLAKDHELPLFPGVREMLADLTQQGYFLAVATGKSRVGLSRALHTANLMSVFDATRCSDETFSKPHPAMLQELSRELGQELQRTLMIGDTTHDLQMASNAGAAAVAVEYGAHDAVMLATCPSLYSAKTVAELHDWLTTHA, encoded by the coding sequence ATGCCAAAAAAGCAATTTGACTTCATCGTCTTCGATTGGGACGGCACCTTGATGGACAGCACTGCGACCATCGTCAAGTGCATTCAAGCCGCCGCCCGCGACCTCGGTTTGCCGGTGCCGGGCGACAGCGCAGCCGCGTATGTGATCGGTTTGTCGCTGCTGCCGGCCATGCAAGCAGCATTGCCCGACATCGACCCGAAATATTACCCGCGTATGGTCGAGCGCTATCGTTATCATTATTTAGCCAAAGACCACGAGTTACCGCTGTTTCCCGGGGTGCGCGAAATGCTGGCCGATTTAACGCAGCAAGGGTATTTCCTCGCCGTGGCAACCGGCAAGAGTCGGGTCGGATTGAGCCGCGCTTTGCATACGGCGAATCTGATGTCGGTGTTCGATGCCACGCGTTGCTCTGACGAAACCTTTTCCAAGCCGCATCCGGCCATGTTGCAAGAATTGAGCCGTGAACTCGGTCAGGAACTGCAACGCACGCTGATGATCGGTGACACCACCCACGATTTGCAGATGGCCAGCAATGCCGGGGCCGCTGCGGTCGCGGTCGAGTATGGCGCGCATGATGCAGTGATGCTGGCGACTTGCCCCTCATTGTATTCGGCCAAAACGGTTGCCGAATTGCATGACTGGCTGACTACCCATGCGTAA